The nucleotide window GATATGTTCCCATTCGAGGCGATCAACAGATATTGGCGTATAACTTTCAGCAGTTAATGGTGTTGTATTGTGCGATCCAAATGCCGCAAGAATGTCATCGATATCTGCCGGCTTGCACAAATAATTTACTGCTCCAGATTTTACGGCTTCCACTGCAGTTGAAATACTGGAATAGCCAGTTAGCATAACAATAGCTAATTTGGGCTGGCGTATAACCAACTCCTTTATTAATACCAAACCTGAATCTTTTCCCAGCTTTAAATCCACAATCGCTTTGGAAAACAAAGTGTCGCCTGTTAGCTGTAATGCTTGCGCACTATCACTTGCAATACGACAGGTGAATCCACGGCGATGCAAAACTCGCGCAAGCATTTCCGCTAGTGTGGGATCATCGTCTACGATTAGAAAGTCGATTAGCGTTTCATTCATAAGCATCATGTTTTGATGAGATCTTGGTTATTTGGGTTGACTAAAAGGAATTTCTAAATAGGTGCGAGTGCCTTTTTCTTTGCGATTTTTTAATTCAACTGTTCCTCCATAACGGTTGATAGTTGCTTGTGTTAATAATAAACCTATTCCCAATCCCTTGGTTTTTGTTGAAATAAATGATTTGCCAATGTGTGCGGTAATTTCCGCTGCTACGCCTGGTCCATTATCATCAATAATCCAATTTATTTTTTGTGCATCCCAGAAAATATGAATGCCAATATTGTCAGGGCTTGCATCAGCTGCGTTGTTTAGAAGGTTTATGATGGCTTGCGCAATTGTTGGATGAAACTGTCCATTAATACTTGGCAGTTGATCAGAAATAGAAATGGTTGCAGTGACATCTGGTCGCATGATTTGCCAGCGCTCAAGCAATGTGAGGCAATAGCTCCGTATATCCTGATCATGTAATTTTCCCTCCTTTCCCTGTTCCGCTGTGGCAACCAGCTCATGCAATGTTGCGGCACACTGATTGACTTGATCTTGTAAAATTTTTAAATCGTTCTGTAGTGCGGGCACATGAGCATAGTCTGTTTTTAGTTCACTCAGTAGCAGCTTCATGGTTGATAGTGGCGTTCCTAGTTCATGCGCTGTTCCTGCTGCCAGTGTGGCAACTGCCATAACTTGTTCATCTCGCAATTGATCTTCTCGCCAGCGATTCAATTGTGCTTCTTGTGCACGTAAATCACGCGCCATTTTTACAATAAAATAAGTAATCAAGCAGGCACTGATAAAAAAATTCAACCACATACCCAGCACGTGCAGGTTAAGTGAGTTATCGGCCTGATGGTGATGAGGCGAAAGAATCGGTAACGGAATATGAAAAAAAAGTAAGAGTGAATAGCTGACGACTCCCAGTATTGTAATCACCAATGCGTAGCGGCCATTTAGTGTTGCCGCACATATACAAATTGGGACAAGAAAATAAGAAACAAAAGGATTGTTCGCTCCACCACTGTAATAAAACACCACACTGAGGGCGATTAAATCCATCAGCAAGTGAATGAAAAACTCCATCTGCGTCACAGGTAAAGGGTTTTTCAAGCGGACAAAGGTGAGCAGGTTGATGCCCGTTAACACGATAAGCGCGGTCAGAATTTCTGAAAAAGGCAGATTTATAGTGCCATTCAATAAGAAAATAACAATTGCAGCTCCAAGACAAATCAAAATGAGTGTCCGGATAATGACCCAGTAGCCTAAATGCTGCGCATGACCGGCAAGCGTAAGTGAAGCAGAAAGAGTGGTGTTGTGGGACATGTGAGCCAAATAGGGAATAAGGTCAGGGATGGACGGATTATAGCGGACTCAGGTTTGATCGCGGCCGCCATATGAGTGATTATCCTGCGACACTTTGTCGCGGGATTAACGGCATCGTCCGGGGTAAAAGGCTCGACTGGTGTATACTGCTCGCCATTTTTTGATCTGGGTACGGCCCGGTTTCTCTGGATCGCTTCATTCGAACCACAACAATCGGCAGTGTTTATGGCAACCCCCTTACAAGCAACCCTTACAGAAGGACGGGTTTCTGAACAGCTGAAAAATCTGGCATTGCCTTTGGTGTGGGGCCTGATGGCGACTATGTCGCTCAATGCCATAGAGACATTTTTCATCGCCCAATTAGGGCGTGAGCCTCTGGCGGCGCTAAGCTTTACCTTTCCGATTATCATGGTACTAACTAGTCTGGGAATCGGTCTTGGAGCCGGTACGTCGTCTGCTGTTGCCAGAGCAATAGGAGAGGGTGATTCCGGCAAGGCACGTAGGCTCGCTACTGATGCGATGAGTCTGACCTTCATTATATCTGCGAGTGTGTGCTTGCTTGGCTGGTTTACTCTTGAACCTCTTTTCCTGGCGTTGGGTGCTACGCCCGATTTGATTCCCCTCATCCGATCCTACATGTCCATTTGGTATTTCAGTGCACCTTGCTTGATGGTGCCGATGGTATGTCTGTCTGCATTGCGTGCAATGGGCATGAGCCAGGTGCAAGGCTATTTGATGGGCGGTGCGGCACTGCTAAACGTAGTGCTGGATCCCATCCTGATTTTTGGATTATTGGGGATGCCCGCCCTTGGGTTACAGGGTGCTGCTGTCGCTACCTTGATTACCAGAGTCCTGATGCTGATAGTGGCACTGTATATTTTGCATGCCCGTGTACACATGTTGGTTAGTCCATTTTTACCTTGGCAAAAGTTAAAGCACTCCTGGCAAGCAATTATTGAGGTGGGCATTCCGGCGATGGTTGCGAATGTGATCATTCCATTTGCCAGCGCTATTGTTGTCG belongs to Cellvibrio sp. pealriver and includes:
- a CDS encoding response regulator transcription factor, producing MNETLIDFLIVDDDPTLAEMLARVLHRRGFTCRIASDSAQALQLTGDTLFSKAIVDLKLGKDSGLVLIKELVIRQPKLAIVMLTGYSSISTAVEAVKSGAVNYLCKPADIDDILAAFGSHNTTPLTAESYTPISVDRLEWEHIQKVLQEQGGNISATARVLGMHRRTLQRKLQKRPVKQ
- a CDS encoding ATP-binding protein, which translates into the protein MSHNTTLSASLTLAGHAQHLGYWVIIRTLILICLGAAIVIFLLNGTINLPFSEILTALIVLTGINLLTFVRLKNPLPVTQMEFFIHLLMDLIALSVVFYYSGGANNPFVSYFLVPICICAATLNGRYALVITILGVVSYSLLLFFHIPLPILSPHHHQADNSLNLHVLGMWLNFFISACLITYFIVKMARDLRAQEAQLNRWREDQLRDEQVMAVATLAAGTAHELGTPLSTMKLLLSELKTDYAHVPALQNDLKILQDQVNQCAATLHELVATAEQGKEGKLHDQDIRSYCLTLLERWQIMRPDVTATISISDQLPSINGQFHPTIAQAIINLLNNAADASPDNIGIHIFWDAQKINWIIDDNGPGVAAEITAHIGKSFISTKTKGLGIGLLLTQATINRYGGTVELKNRKEKGTRTYLEIPFSQPK
- a CDS encoding MATE family efflux transporter, translated to MATPLQATLTEGRVSEQLKNLALPLVWGLMATMSLNAIETFFIAQLGREPLAALSFTFPIIMVLTSLGIGLGAGTSSAVARAIGEGDSGKARRLATDAMSLTFIISASVCLLGWFTLEPLFLALGATPDLIPLIRSYMSIWYFSAPCLMVPMVCLSALRAMGMSQVQGYLMGGAALLNVVLDPILIFGLLGMPALGLQGAAVATLITRVLMLIVALYILHARVHMLVSPFLPWQKLKHSWQAIIEVGIPAMVANVIIPFASAIVVAMVAAYGTDAVAALGIVMRIEPLALIVFYALSGVVGPFFGQNFGAGKLVRLNEALRVLTVFCLAFGILLALILGFFGAEIAGLFGDHGEVVTIAATYLMIVPVSYGAYGLVMSVNAAFNGLGRPWPAMLLSAGRVLYIYLPLAWLGQYWWGMTGLFIATALANITLGLWAWLWLKRHIHLQAVSAEP